The Rhinolophus sinicus isolate RSC01 linkage group LG07, ASM3656204v1, whole genome shotgun sequence genomic interval CTCCAGGATCTCCATGTGGCCCTCCAGGGAAGCTCGGTGCAGAGCTGTCCGACGGAACTGTCCCCAGAGAGATTGTCAGGGACTGACCTCTGGCCCCAGGCCTGAGCCCACCTCCCCAACAAGCTGAGACCCAAGCCTAACCCCAGCTTGACCCTAACCCTTGCGCTGGGTCCCCATATCTTCCATGTTCTGCCAGCTCCTCATGCTCTAGCCAGACCAGCCTTGGCGACCTCCTTTGCCCTAGAGACCCTGACCTTCTCACTGCCCCCAAGAACACCAAGCCAGACCTTCGTCCAGGCTGCCCTCTGTGCCCTTACTTCCTGTGAGTGCTTGATGAATCCTTGCTATTCTTTCAAGATGTAGTTCAAGTGCCATTGTCTTCTTGAAACCTCTGGGCCAGGGGTGTCCTGGGGGCCCAGACAACCCTCCACCATGAGAAAGCGTTTGAGGGCAGGCTGAGTCTTACTTGTCTCTATTTCCCTTGAGTGCCTCGCCCAAGGCCAGGATGGGCAGGTATACCCTGATTACTGATTCAGAGAAGGAGTGAACTTCCTCCCTCCCCAATGCAGTCAGCTTTCGGTGTTGGTCTCTTGAAGCATGAGTGTCCCAGCTACTCTCAAcccttgtcttttccttttttgtactcCCAGTAGATAGCACTGTGCTCAGAGGTAGGAGATGCTTAGAACAAGAGGATTAAGAGTCTAAAGTCTAAAGGACAGAAAGGACTGCAGTCTAAACCTACAATAAGGCAGGCTGAGAAAGGGTGACATTAATTTGCTTAATGCCAGGATGTGAGCACAGGGGAACACCCTACAAAGCGAAAGAGGCCGTTTCAGGGAAACCAAAAAAAGTATAATGGGTGATGGAAACATTTTGAaagtagtggtgatggttgcacatcaTTATAAATGTAAtcaataccactgaattgtacacttaaaatggctaaaatggcaTAGtccatgttatatatattttatcacaataaaataaaaataatttttaaaaagaagtatgtTATTATTCTATATGGCACAAAAATGTATCCTAGCATGTGCTTTATGATTTTTTCATTCTGTCAGTAAATCTTATCGAGGCACTAGTATTCCATTTTATCCCCATAATATGCTCTGAAGAAATCAGGCGgctttacagaggaagaaactgaggcacggagagatGATGGGCCTACGCACAGGTCGCATAGCTAGGGAGTGGTGGAGATGGGATTGAGCCCCACACTCATGATCTTGGACTCTTTTTATTTGATtccattcctctttctctcccccccaaaaaaccccaTGACATTTGTTACTCTGGAGGGGGTTCAAGCTGAAAAAGGTCTAAGGATTTAGATAAATTCCTGTGTGGGGAAGGGGGCATCCCAAACCTTCTGAGGGCCCACTTCCTAAAGGACACCCAATGCCTGTTCTCCAACAGGCCCACaactgggcggggtggggggtgaccACTGTGAAAGGGAGGCAGATGCAGGTGGGAACATCACCTGATCGCAGGCGTCAGGGGAACCCCCGTCAGCCAGGAACTTCTCAATGACCTTCAGTTTCCCCTCCACCGAGGCTTTCAGGAACGTCTCCTCATCCACGGGACCAGTCTGGAGGGTGTGAATGCCATCATGGAGGGCTCCCAGCTGTGATCCAGGCCCTGGGTAGCTCCCCCTGCCCACACAAGTATCCTCCCCCAGACGCTTACTGTCTCCTCCGGCTCTGCAGGCGGCTCCTGGGGGGCGGCCAGGGCCTCTAGTTTCTTCTGTTTCCGTTTTTTCCGAAGCTCGATGAGGTGGTGGATCCCACCCACATCAATGATCTCCCGCCGCAGGTCTAGGGATGTCTTGCGCACACGCTCTTGGCCCTGAGTGGGGATGGCCGGTCAACCCCCACCCGTGGGGGTTCGGGATCCCTGAACTAAGCTGGAGGGGgaggctaaggagagcttctcaAGAGGAAAAGAACCCAAATCTAGCTCTCCTTCCCAGGACTAGGAGAAGCAGATGAGCCCCAGGCACAGATGGCTCAGCTCAGGGGCAAGGGAGGCTTGAGGGCGGCTTGAAGGCTTCAcatggtggggggcgggggggtggggagttgAGGGAATCTCCGAGGCAATTCTTAGCCTAGAGCTTCAGAACAGGGTCCAAACCCTCAGTCTCCACGCAATTCCGTGTGTGCGCGTGAGatcataaaagtaatacatgattaatattaaaaataaaagtaatacagaaACATAAAAGTTTTGAAGAGAAAGCCCTTCGCTCCCAGACGTAACTTCTATCATGGCTGAGTTGATGCCTTTTGAGATACACATCCTGTGGGATCCTCCTCCACGTCGTGGTCTGGAAACTGGTTTTCTTACCAACATGGGCACGGCCTCCCGCAGCCCCTTAACACCGGCATGGTGCCCTGCCATATGGCTGTCCCATCACTGGGTCTTTCCCTGCCATCTGTACAGATCCTGACTCAGCAGTTCTGGGGTGGGCGGAGACGCTGCATtgctaacaagctcccaggggcATGCCGAGCTGCTGCTTTGAGGACCACACCAAGAGCAGCAAGGCCATAGCTGCGTGCCCTGTCTCCGGAGTGTGGACATTGGATTCTGCCCACACTTACCTTAACCTTTTGTAGGGCCAGACTCTGAGCTCCTTGGTGCTTCTCGTTCTCCAACACCAGCATGTCCATGGGCAGTTTCTGGTGGGCGGTTCCATGGAGTTTCTAGTGAGCAAGGAGAGGATGTGTGCTGGGGCCTGTCCAAAGCGTATGGAGAGGCAGGTAGCCTCTCCCCTAACTACTCTAACTACTTcaaggacaccccccccccaaggaCATTCTCCCGTGTGACCTCAGAGCCTTTCTTCTGCCCTCACTCCTGACCGGTCCTGAAAGGCCCCTGGCCAGAGCAGGGCTCCTAGAGAGACCCCCAAAAGGGGACAAGTTTCCATTCCCCACCTcgaccccaaccccaaccccagctCAAAAACCTGCCCGCTGACTGCCCTGAACCcccagcaaaataaaattaaaagctacTGGAATGAGTtttcatgaaattaaatatatttaccttttcaAGCACTGAGATTTGAAAAAACTTTTTGGCATTAAAAATTTACTTCGATAAAATTGATAAgaggtgataattattttttaaatggcttacTTGGCAATACTAAAATTTGGCAACTCTATGTCAGATAccagttgttttttccccctcagattTTAGTGATCTGTGAAATCCTAGAGCGTGGAAACTGTTGCTCTCAGGGAACCGAAGTAATGGCAGGCACAGTCCCCCAGCTTTCTAAGTATTAACCTTATTCTCATTGTAAAAATATGGGTGACACTCCTCTCTATGTATAGTTCCAGCTTGCCTGGACTACTTCCTCATGGCCTCCTTCTCTCTTACAAAGGAAATCACTCTTTGTGAAGAGCTGGCACCTCTATCTCTGAAGGCCCAGCGCACCAGGAACATTTGCCCTGGTTGGAGGGTGCCGATTAAGATGCCAGCTGGGGAGGAATGGCCACCCTTACAGAGCTCTCAGCTGCCTTTTGTATTTCCCACTGAGCTCCGGTGTTACACTCTTCAAGGGTCGTTTCGAGGGCTGATTTCCCAGGTCTGTATTTGAAAGGTCTTATTGTCTACTGGCCTCTCGCTTCCATGTGGGGTTTACATGAGTTGAGGTCTCCCCAGTGTTGGCCTCACCTGAAACACTGCATCTTCTCCCGTGGACAAAAGATGACCTAGGACTACAGCTACTATTGCATGTGGGACCCTGGCTGGGCTCCCCGTGGAGCAGCCAGAGGATGGGCTTGGGTCTCAATCATCTGAGTATCCCCAACACTTATACCAGGGCCTAACATGTAGTAGGTACTCAGCGAATGTtaggagaataaataaatgaaagaatgaatgaatgaatggatgataGCAGAGGGCTCAGCATCTCTGCCCACCCCTAAGTCCTCAGTGATGACCTGATCCAGTAAGCTCCTCACAACAGAGCACCATTCCCTGAGCTGGTCTCCAGGacccttccccttcccacccaAGAAGAGGGCGCAGGCTGGACAGAAGCTCTCCCCTGAGGATGCTGCAGGGCTGGGTGCTGGTGGGAACAACTGGGGACTCTAATGCCCATCCATGTCTTACCCGGACTACGGCCCCTGGCTTCCAATTTGTCTTTGTGGGCTGGCATAgtacagatgctcaataaaatgCTTATTGAATTGGATGCTAGTTGGTGAAACATAACAAAATTTCCACTTTACTTATAAACGGTTGTACAGATTAAATGGCAGCATGCCTGTACAATGCTTAGTACAGTGCTTGGCACGGGAAGGTAAGCGATGGGAAGGCTGGCTCTGTGGGCACCCGGAGTCCTCAGAGCCCTGCTGCTATATTtgttagatgaatgaatggatgaggaCTGCTGCATGTTCCCTTGCTGAAGGTCTGTGTCCAGTTCTCCCAAAATGGCAGAGGCATGACTCACCTGCCCGGCACCGGTGCACATGCCCTTGGGGGAGTGAGAAGTGGCATTCCTGGAAAATCAGGGATGCCTCCACCAAGACTCAGCAGGCTCCTTCCCAGCTCTTCTCCCACAAGCTTGCCCTCCCTTCCCTAGTCCTCATCTCTTCTTCCAGGGGAGTCCTgatccttccctctccctcagcccaTTCAGTCACCCTTCCTTTTTTGATTGGAGCCTACCTCTAATCTGATTTATCTCCTCCCTCCCAATCCTATTAGGGCCAATCTTTCCTCCAACAAGGCTTTGTCAGGGCTATCAGAGCCGCCTTCCTAAAACAGGTCAGATAgcgtccccctccctccctcaacaACCTTTAGTGGCTCCCCATCGCCCACAGAATAAACATCATTCACAATGGCCCTCTCTGGTTTTTGTCCTGCCTCCTTTCCCAGCTTTAGCCACTGCCACCAGATTTTCTCAGGTAAGAGTCACGCTTTCACTCACCTAACCTTCAGTGCCTGTCATTTCATCAGCCCGGAATACCCACCTCACTCCTAATCTCCACTCACCCCCTGAAGGCCCCACTCAAATGCGCTCCTGTCCACAGAGAAGTCCTTGAGGGCCCACCGTGGGAACAAACCCCCACCCTTTGTGCTCCTTCACTTCTGATTTAACATCTACTTCACCATTTCTTTATTCTGCCTTGTTTCTGAGTTGACTGTGCCCCTGACAAATGTTGGCTAAAATAAATGCGGGGTTGGTAAAAAGGAGGCAGGGGCTGACCTTATTGGTCCTCTCATTCCTTCTCTCGGAGCAGACGCTAGCTCAAGCATTagtttaaatgaaatgaagagtaGGAAAAGCTGGCATGCTCCTCCTCCCACTTCTTTATTCCAGAGAAAATGCAGCTGCCCAGAGCCCCATCCTCCAAAGTCCTCCCCAAGTGTGGCTGGCAGTCCTGGGAAACCCATGCTTCATTTCCCAGCAtccctcactcactctgctcccAGTTTGTATTCTTCTTCAGTGACCAAATACTGAAGTTTCTCCTGTCCCAGCCTCCCACCCAGCAGCTAGGGGATCTCAGGGCCCCCGTTTCCTGCATTCCTAGGCAGGGCCCTAGCTGTCTCGCTCTGTGCAGCCAAGCCTGTCTCAATGCCCAGGTGGGTGGGCAATGTCTTGGGGAGCCCAGCTTGGCTTGCCCACCTCAATCCTTGACAAGTCCCTCCGTTCTTGGGGCTGAAGCCTCAGTCTCCCACTGCCAGCAACCCCCTCCACCAGGAGCACCCTGTGGCTACAATGGGGCCAGTGGGCCCCTGGGGACAACTGTCCTCCTTCCCACCACAGGTGTGGCAGCCAGGCTATTCTTTCCCTTGACAGTAGAGCTGGATCTCCTCAAAACCCCGTGGGTCCCACAGCCTTGCCCGTacctcattctcctcctcctgcgCCAGCCGCTGCTCGATAAGCGCCGTGGCCCTCTGCACCGCCTCGGAGCCTGCCATGGTGCCTGCGTCTGTAAGCCGCCGCTGTAGGCCGCAGGGCCATGGGGGCTTTATAGACCGGGGCACCCACCCCCGCCCT includes:
- the ANKRD2 gene encoding LOW QUALITY PROTEIN: ankyrin repeat domain-containing protein 2 (The sequence of the model RefSeq protein was modified relative to this genomic sequence to represent the inferred CDS: deleted 1 base in 1 codon), coding for MALRPTAAAYRAGTMAGSEAVQRATALIEQRLAQEEENEKLHGTAHQKLPMDMLVLENEKHQGAQSLALQKVKGQERVRKTSLDLRREIIDVGGIHHLIELRKKRKQKKLEALAAPQEPPAEPEETTGPVDEETFLKASVEGKLKVIEKFLADGGSPDACDQFRRTALHRASLEGHMEILEKLLESGATVDFQDRLDCTAMHWACRGGHLEVVKLLQSRGADSNMRDKLLSTPLHVAVRTGHVEIVEYFLSLGLDINVKDREGDSALHDAVRLNRYKIIKLLLLHGADMMTKNLAGKTPTDLVQLWQADTRSALEHPEAESEQNGLEGAAGSRPETPQPVPAQ